The sequence below is a genomic window from Streptococcus oralis.
ATCTAATTCATAATTTGTGTAAACTTCAGTATCCCAATTAAATACACCATTATCTTTTTTATTTTCATAATCTACACCAGTTCCGTTACCACAATTTCCGCAATGAATATTTTCAACAATTGAATCAAAGTACTCTGACTCATAATCAATATTGAATTGCTCATTTAATAACTCTGCCAATGTTTTTGCAGGATCGATTTCAGTGTCGATAGATTCATCATCTTCGAAGTTCTGCTCAAAACTATAACAAAAATCTTTAATCTCTGAACATTCTTCACATCGAATTATCATTTGATTCATTTTAGAAATTACATAGTTCTTTAACTCATTTATAACATCCATTTTGTTGGGAAAATAACTTTCTCCACTAACTAAATTTGTTCCACAACTTTCACAAGTAATATCCTGAAAACATTTTTGTGAATACTCATCAAATAAAAAATTAATAATATTTTCTTTGGGATGCTCTCTTACAACATATTCTTCAATAGAAAGAATAAAATTATACTCATCACAATTACAACATAACATTTAAATTCTCCTAAATTTACAAATAGTATAATTTTCTAATATTGAATTTGTTCATATCAAAACACCATCTCTCCACTCTCCTCAAGCGTAAACTTGACATTGTCTTCAATCCACTTACGGCGTGGTTCAACCTTGTCACCCATGAGGACATTGACGCGACGTTCTGCGCGGGCTAGGTCTTCAATCGTAACACGGATGAGTGTACGAGTTTCCGGATTCATAGTTGTTTCCCAAAGTTGGTCCGCATTCATCTCACCAAGACCTTTGTAGCGTTGAAGGGTAGCCCCTTTACCAAACTGCTTACGTAGTTCCTCTAGCTCACCATCCGTCCAAGCGTAGGCCACTTCTTCTTTCTTGCCTTTACCTTTAGACATCTTGTAAAGTGGAGGAAGGGCGATATAGACATGTCCAGCTTCGACTAGTGGACGCATATAGCGATAAAAGAAGGTTAAGAGAAGAGTTTGAATGTGGGCCCCGTCGGTATCCGCATCGGTCATGATAATGATCTTGTCATAGTTGGCATCTTCAATGGAGAAATCTGCTCCAACACCAGCACCGATGGTATAAATCATGGTGTTGATTTCTTCGTTTTTCAGGATATCTGCCATCTTGGCCTTGGCTGTATTGATAACCTTACCACGAAGAGGTAGGATAGCCTGGAACTTACGGTCACGACCTTGTTTGGCAGAACCACCGGCAGAGTCCCCCTCAACTAGGTAGAGTTCATTCTTGGCAGGGTTTTTAGACTGGGCTGGAGTCAATTTTCCAGACAACAAGCCCTTGTCTTTCTTGTTTTTCTTACCATTTCGGCTCTCATTACGCGCCTTACGTGCCGCTTCACGAGCATCACGCGCCTTGATAGCCTTGCGAATGAGATTGGAAGCCAGTTCACCATTTTCCATAAGGAAGAAGGTCAACTTATCAGCCACAATTCCATCCACAACCGGACGAGCTAGTGGACTCCCCAGTTTATCCTTGGTCTGACCCTCAAACTGGAGGTGTTCTTCCGGAACTAGGATAGAAAGGACGGCAGCTAGTCCTTCACGGTAATCTGACCCTTCAAGATTTTTATCTTTTTCCTTGAGAAGTCCCGTCTTACGCGCATAATCGTTCATGACCTTAGTAATGGCTGACTTGAGTCCTGTCTCATGCGTTCCACCGTCTTTAGTACGAACGTTATTGACAAAGGATAGAATGTTATCTGAAAATCCATCATTGTACTGGAGGGCAACTTCCACTTGGAAACCATTATCTTCCCCTTCAAAGTATAGGACTGGCGTTAAGGTTTCCTTGTCTTCATTCAGATAGGATACAAAGTCCTGAACTCCGTTCTCATAGTGGAACTCAATTGCTTCATCTGTTCGCTTGTCCGTCAATGACAAGGTGACATTTTTTAAGAGAAAGGCTGACTCATTGAGACGTTCTGAAATGGTATTGTACTTAAAGTCTGTCGTAGAAAAAATCGTCGCGTCAGGCATGAAAGTGACTTTGGTACCTGTCTTAGACTTGGGTGCTGTACCAATTTTCTTCAAGGTTGTGACGGGTTTCCCGCCATTTTCAAAACGTTGCTTGTAGACTGTACCGTCACGGGTGATTTCAACTTCTAGCCAACTTGATAGGGCATTAACAACGGAAGAACCCACTCCATGGAGACCTCCAGATGTCTTATAGCCACCTTGACCGAATTTTCCTCCAGCGTGGAGAATGGTAAAGATAACCTCAACAGTTGGAATTCCCATGGCGTGCATCCCAGTCGGCATCCCTCGACCATGATCTTGAACGGTTAAACTTCCGTCTTTATTGATAGTCACATCAATACGGTCACCAAATCCAGACAAGGCTTCATCTACTGCATTGTCCACGATTTCCCAGACCAAATGATGGAGACCAGCTCCGTCAGTCGATCCAATGTACATACCCGGACGTTTACGGACCGCATCCAACCCTTCTAGCACCTGAATGGCATCATCATTGTAGTTATTAATATTGATTTCCTTTTTTGACACAAGGAACCTCCTATTTGTTCATCTTTTCTATTTTACAGGTTTTCTAGGGATTTTGCAAAGTTTTTCCCGTTCAGCTGTCACAATTTCACAAGAGATTCTCAGCCTTTCTACACCATTTCATGGTATAATAGGTACATGATGACATTTGTATTATTAATTTTAGCTTATCTACTAGGTTCGATTCCGTCTGGTCTTTGGATTGGACAAGTTTTCTTTCAAACAAATCTGCGCGAACACGGTTCTGGAAATACTGGTACGACCAATACTTTCCGTATTTTGGGTAAGAAAGCGGGTATGGCAACCTTTGCGATTGACTTCTTTAAAGGAACCTTGGCCACTCTGCTTCCAATCTTTTTCCATTTGCAAGGAATCTCACCTCTCGTCTTTGGTCTTTTGGCCGTAATTGGACATACCTTTCCTATCTTTGCAGGCTTTAAAGGTGGTAAGGCTGTCGCAACCAGTGCTGGAGTGATTTTCGGATTTGCGCCTGTTTTCTGTCTCTATCTAGCAATCGTATTCTTTGGAAGCCTCTATCTAGGTAGTATGATTTCACTGTCTAGCGTTACTGCTTCTATCGCAGCCGTTATCGGAGTTCTCCTATTTCCACTATTTGGATTTATCCTGAGCAGCTATGACCCCCTCTTCATTCTGATTATCCTAGCACTTGCTAGCTTGATTATCATTCGTCACAAGGATAATATCACACGCATCCAAAATAAAACTGAAAATCTCGTCCCATGGGGATTAAACCTAACCCATCAAAATCCTAACAAATAAAACGTCAGTTTGAAACTGACGTTTTTTTGTATGCTTATTTTGACTTGATGTAGTTGATACCGTCTGCCTTTGGTGCGACTGCTTTTCCAAAGAAGGCTGCCAAGACAAGGATGGTCAAGACATAAGGGGCGATTTGAAGGTAAACCGCTGGCACTCCTTGTAAGAAAGGTAATTGAGAACCGATAACTGCCAAACTTTGTGAAAGTCCAAAGAAAAGACTAGAAAGCATAGCACCAATTGGGTTCCATTTACCAAAGATCATTGCAGCAAGAGCGATAAATCCAGGACCGACAATAGTTGTCACTGAGAAGTTGACAGAAATGGATTGAGCATAAATCGCTCCCCCAATTCCACCAAGGAAACCTGAAATAACAACCCCAAGATATCGCATCTTGTAGACATTGATCCCCAAGGTATCCGCTGCCTGAGGGTGTTCACCAACAGAGCGAAGGCGAAGACCAAAACGTGTCTTGAAGAGAATAAACCATGCGAGGAAAGAGAAGGCAATCGCAATATAACCTAGCAAACTTGTTGACTTGAAGAAGATATCTCCAATCACAGGGATATCAGCCAAAACTGGGAAATCAAAACGTCCAAAAGTCTGGCTTAAGTTATCCGTTTGTCCTTTGTTATAAAGAACTTTAACCAAGAAAACCGCTAGGGCAGGAGCCATCAAGTTCAATACTGTACCACTGACAACATGGTCCGCACGGAAATGAACCGTTGCGACGGCATGGATGAGAGAGAAAATAGCTCCCACGATACCAGCAACTAACAAGGAAATCCAAGGAGTCGCTGCTCCAAGTTGTTCTGCAAACTCAAGGTTAAAGACAACCCCAGAAAAGGCTCCCATAACCATAATTCCTTCAAGACCGACGTTAACGACACCACCACGTTCAGAGAAAACTCCTCCGATACTCGTAAAAATAAGTGGTGCTGAGTAAATCAGCATAGAAGAGACCAAGAGGGTGAGTAATGTTGTAATAGACATCCTTACTTACCTCCTTTAACTTGTTTTTTAGGTTTGACAAAGCGTTCGATAATGTAGTGAACGCTGACAAAGAAGATAATAGACGCTGTTACAATGCTGACAAGCTCAGACGGAACTTGCGCTGCGTTCATACCTGGTGCTCCTACTTGCAAAACTCCAAATAAGAAGGCTGCAAAGAGAATTCCAATTGGTGAATTTCCAGCAAGCAAACTAACTGCCATCCCGTTAAATCCGATAGCTAATGATGACCCCTGAACGTAAACGTTTTGGAAGGTTCCAAGCCCTTCAACAGCTCCACCGAGACCAGCCAAAGCACCAGAGATAATCATTGATAGGATGATTGTACGTTTTGCTGAAATACCAGCGTACTCTGAAGCATGGGGATTGAGACCAACTGCTCGAATTTCAAAACCGAGAGTCGTTTTCTTAAGCAAGAACCAAATCACCCCAACAGCAATGATAGCAAAGAAGATACCGATATTCATACGAGAATTACCAGTCAACTCAGATAACCATGGTGTCTGGTAACTAGCATTGGCACTCACACGAATCGTTGAGTCTGTACTTTGCATAAAGTCTTTCGGAAAAGAATGAATAAAGGCGTTCCCTACGTACAAAACAATGTAGTTCATCATAATGGTTACGATAACCTCTGACGTACCGAGATAAGCTCTGAGAATACCTGGAATTGCACCAACAATTCCACCTGCGATCAGAGCAATCACCACAGTCGCTAAAATCAACATTGGACGTGGCATGTCTGGATGCGACAAGGCAAACCAACCGCTGAGAATCCATCCGGCAAGCGCTTGACCAGGAAGTCCAACGTTGAAGAAACCTGCCCGACTAGCAACAGCAAAACCAAGACCAATCAAGACTAGAGGTCCCATGGCACGGAAAATTTCCCCAATCCCGCGAAGGCTACCAAAAGCTGTATAGAACAACTCCTCATAACCCCAGATAGCATCGTAGCCGAAGATCCACATGACAATGGCCCCGAGCAAGATTCCTAAGAATACGGAAATCAAGGGAACCGAAATTTGTTGTAATTTTTTAGACATCACTCTTCTCCTTTCCCAAGTTTCCACCTGCCATCAAGACACCAAGTTCTTGTTTGTTAGTCGTTTCTGGCGATACAATACCTTGAATCTTACCATCGTGAATAACAGCAATTCGGTCTGAGACATTTAAAATCTCATCCAATTCAAAGCTGACAACAAGGACAGCCTTACCGTTATCGCGCTCTTCAATCAAACGTTTGTGGATATATTCAATGGCACCGACATCCAAACCACGAGTTGGTTGGCTGACGATAAGGAGTTCAGGATCACGATCAATCTCACGAGCAATAATCGCTTTTTGTTGATTTCCTCCTGAAAGAGCTGCTGCTGGAACAAATTCGCTTGCCGCACGAACGTCAAATTCTTCCATCAATTTCTTAGCATGTGAAGTGATATTAGCATAGTTCAAGATACCATTCTTGCTGAGTGGTTCTTTGTAGTAGGTTTGAAGAGCGATATTTTCTGAAATCATCATCTCCAAAATCAAGCCATCACGGTGACGGTCTTCAGGAACATGCCCCACGCTTAGTTCTGTAATTTGTCGAGGATGCATCCCTACGATTGATTTGCCTTTTAATTCAACGCTACCTGACTCAACCTTACGAAGACCTGTAATGGCTTGAATGAGTTCAGATTGACCATTGCCATCAATACCTGCAATACCGACAATTTCACCAGCACGAACATCCAAGGATAGATTTTTTACTGCTGGTACACCGCGGTTTTCATTGACAACCAAGTCTTTGATAGACAAGACCACTTCTTTGGGTTGTGGTGCCTGTTTCTCCGTTTTAAAGGAGACAGAGCGTCCTACCATCATTTCTGCCAAATCAGCATTGGTAGCTCCAGCAATCTCAACCGTCTGGATTGATTTACCACGACGGATAACCGTCACTCGATTGGATACCGCACGAATTTCATCCAGTTTATGGGTAATCAAAATAATGGATTTTCCTTCTTTGACAAGGTTTTTCATGATAGCCATCAACTCGTCAATCTCAGAAGGAGTCAATACAGCTGTAGGTTCGTCAAAGATAAGGATATCAGCACCACGATAAAGTGTTTTTAAGATTTCTACACGTTGTTGGGCACCAACGGAAATGTCCGCCACCTTAGCAGCAGGATCCACTGCCAAACCATAACGTTCAGAAAGAGCCTTGATTTCTTTAGTAGCTTCAGCTATATCTAGCACACCATTTTTAGTGATTTCACTCCCCAAAATGATATTTTCAGCTACTGTAAAAGCTTCAACCAACATAAAATGTTGGTGAACCATCCCAATTCCTAGACTAGCAGCTTTAGAAGGTGAATCTAGTTTGACAACTTGACCATTCACCGCAATTTCACCACTAGTTGGCTCAAGAAGTCCTGCCAGCATATTCATCAGAGTGGATTTACCCGCTCCATTTTCTCCTAAAAGTGCATGGATTTCACCTTTTCGCAGTTGCAAATTGATCTTGTCGTTTGCTACAAATTCACCAAACACCTTGGTGATATCCCGCATCTCAATGACATTTTCGTGTGCCATATGCTCTTCCTTTCAGAGGTTTATTTTATTTCAATAAAACCTGCTAATCACATTAACAAGCTCTATTGAGACAAAAATTGCCTCAATTCTTAAAGAAGCGACCGATGGCCGCTTCCTAAGAAATGACTTTTATCCATTATTTTTCAGGAACTTTTACACTTCCGTCAAGGATTTTAGCTTTTGCATCTTCGACAGCCTTTTTACCTTCTTCTGAAAGGTTTGTTACTGCCAAGTCAACCCCTTTATCTTTCAATGAGTAGACGATAACTTGTCCACCAGGGAATTCACCTTTTTCTGTTTTGTTGGCAATATCTTTTACAGTTGTACCAACTTGTTTCAATGTAGATACAAGAACGAAGTTTGATTCTTTACCATCTTTAGAAGTGTATTTACCTTCTGCTGCTTGGTCACGGTCTACACCAATAACCCAAACTTTTTCATTTTCATTTTTGCTTTCGTTCAAAGATTTTGCTTCAGCAAAGACACCAGCACCTGTACCACCAGCTGCTTGGTAGACAACGTCTGCACCTGCAGCGTATTGAGCTGCTGCAATTGTTTTACCTTTGGCAGCATCACCAAATGAACCAGCGTAGTCAACTTGTACTTTGATAGATGGGTCTACTGACTCAACACCAGCCTTAAATCCAGCAGCGAAACGTGAAATAACTTCAGATTCGATACCACCTACAAAACCAACTTGTTTTGTTTTAGTTGTTTTAGCTGCTGCAACACCAGCAAGGTAAGCTGCTTCGTTATCAGCAAATGTTACGCTCGCAACATTCTTTTGATCTTTGATCACATCATCAATCAAGACATAGTTTAAGTCAGAGTGGTCTTTTGCTGCCTCTTCAACTGCATTGTGAAGTGCAAAACCAACACCGAAGATCAGGTTGTAACTTCCAGCCGCTTGTTGCAAGTTGTTAGCATAGTCTGCTTCACTTGTTGATTGGAAATAAGTAAAGCCTTTATCTTTAGAAAGATTGTGTTCTTTACCCCAGTCTTGCAAACCTTCCCAAGCTGATTGGTTAAATGATTTATCATCAACACCACCAGTATCTGTTACGATCGCTGCTTTTGTCTTCATTTCAGATGAAGATGAAGCTGCGTTACGAGAAGAGCGGTTACCACATGCAGCAAGTCCAACTGCTGCCACTGCAACTAGACCAAGGCCTAGCCATTGTTTCTTGTTCATTACTGAACCTCCTAAATAAGATGTGCAACGATGTTGCAAGTATGGATTGGTTGGCCACAAGGACCACGTCACTCAGAGAGTGACTCAGACTAGTTTAAGTCTGTAAATGAGTATGGAAGTAACTCCCCGACCGTCATCTCGACCGTCGATTTATCTTTAGCGACTAAAGTCACTTTTAGATCTTGTTCAAAAAATTCAACCATGACCTGGCGGCAAGCACCACATGGCGAGATAGGTTTTTCAGTTTGTCCGTAGACAATCAATTCTGAAAATTTCCGTTGTCCCTCCGAAACTGCTTTGAAAATAGCGGTACGCTCTCCACAATTAGTCAAGGGATAACTAGCATTCTCGATGTTCACACCCGTATAAATACTACCATCCTTGGCTACTAAAACAGCTCCGATGGGAAAGTGAGAATAGGGGACATAGGCTTGTTTGCTGGTTTCAATTGCTAGTTCAATCAACTCAGTAGTCGCCATCTGCCAATTCTCCTTTTAAAATCGCAACGCCAGCAGATGTTCCGATACGGGTAGCACCTGCTTCCACAAAAGCAACAGCATCCGCATATGAACGAGCTCCACCAGCTGCCTTAACTCCCATATCTGGCCCGACTGTTTTACGCATTAATTTAACATCTGCTACCGTAGCACCGCCAGTTGAAAATCCAGTTGATGTTTTGACAAAGTCAGCGCCTGCTTTTTGGGATAATTGGCAAGCCACAACCTTTTCATCGTCTGTCAACAAGCAGGCTTCAATAATAACTTTTACTAACTTGTCACCACTTGCTTCGACGACAGCACGGATGTCCGATTCAACTAAATCAAGATTGCCTGATTTGAGAGCACCAACATTGATAACCATATCAATCTCATCTGCACCGTTTTGAACAGCTTCTTTTGTTTCAAAAGCTTTCACATCTGAAGTTGTTGCTCCCAAAGGAAAACCTACTACTGTACAAACCTTTACATCTGAACCATCAAGTCCTATTTTCGCATGTTTCACCCATGTGGGATTGACACAAACGCTGGCAAAGTCATACTCACGCGCTTCAGATAGCAAACGATCAATTTGTTCTTGGCTTGCATCTTGCTTTAAAAGCGTATGATCGATATACTTATTTAACTTCATATTCGGATTCTCCCTGGTTTTATGAGATAATTTCTATAATTTCTCGTAAACTTTGCACTCCATCATTTATTTTAACATATTTTTGAAATTCTGTAACTAGTTCAGAAGAAATTTTTCCATTTGTATAAACTTTTGCAACAATTTCTCCTTTTTGAACGGAGTCTCCAACTTTCTTTTCAAAAACAATCCCTGTTTCATAGTCCAGGTCATCAGACTTGACTGCACGACCAGCTCCTAGTCTCATGGCATAGAGCCCAAATTCCATAGCTGGAAGAGCTGAAATAACACCTGTATCTTGAGCTGGAATTTCCACCACATGAGTAACCTTGACTGGGCGATAGAGGTCTTCTAAATCACCGCCTTGAGCTGCTACCATTTCTTCAAACTTAGCCAGTGCTTGGCCATTTTCAAGATGTTGACGGATTTCCTCGATCGTTTTCTCAACATCAGCCAATCCAAGCAAAATCTGAGCCAATTCACAGATAAAGTGACTAATATCTTCTCGGCCTTTTCCTTGAAGAATCTCGATTGCCTCAAGGATTTCGAGACGATTGCCAATGGCTCTTCCCAAGGGCTGACTCATATCGGTAATGACTGCTACTGTCTTTCGACCAACAGCCTTACCAAGATCCACCATGGTTTGAGCCAATTCGCGCGCCTCATCAACAGTCTTCATGAAGGCACCCTCACCGACCGTTACATCTAGCAAAATGGCATCCGCTCCTGCAGCGATTTTCTTGCTCATCACCGAACTAGCAATCAAAGGAATCGTGTCGACAGTTGCTGTCACATCACGGAGGGCATAGAGAAGTTTATCTGCTTTAACCAGCTGATCGGACTGCCCAATGACAGATACACCAATATCCTGTACCTGACGAATAAAATCTTCTTGACTTCGCTCGACTTGATAGCCCTTAATGGACTCCAATTTATCAATTGTCCCACCAGTATGGCCGAGACCTCGACCACTCATTTTAGCAACGGGCACACCGAAACTCGCAACAAGGGGAGCCAAGATTAAGGTCACCTTATCACCTACACCACCAGTCGAATGCTTATCAACTTTAACCCCATCAATAGCTGACAAGTCAAACTCCTGACCTGTCTTGACCATATTCATCGTCAGGTCAGAAATCTCACGTGTGGTCATTCCTTTAAAATAAACAGCCATAGCAAAAGCAGACATTTGATAATCTGGAACAGTTCCAGCCACATAGCCTTCTACCAACCATTTGATTTCAGCTGCAGTCAGTTCTTGACCATCTCGTTTCTTTTGGATTACATCAACTGCTCTCATTCTTTCACACTTCTAAGGATATAATATCCCTTGTCTTTCTTTACGATTTCACAATTTCCAAAAACGTCTTCCATCTTAGCTTTAGCACTAGGAGCCCCCTGTTTTTTCTGAATGACAATCGTTAAGTCACCACCGTCTTCTAGAAAATCCCTGCTCTTTTCGATAATCTCATGAACAACTTGTTTACCCGCTCGAATCGGCGGATTGGAAATAACATGGTCAAACTTCCCTTCAACTTGTTCATAGATATTGGATTGGAAAATCGTCGCTTCTACTTTATTACGTTCAGCATTTTGTCGCGCTAGGTCCAAGGCACGATTATTGATATCGACCATGGTTGCCTGAACTCCATAAGCCTTGACCAATGACAAGCCCAATGGCCCATAACCACAACCCACATCAAGGACCGTCTCTCCTTTGTTAACGTCTAGACACTTCAATAAAAGCTGACTCCCAAAGTCAACCATTTTCTTGCTAAAAACACCCGCATCCGTCAAAAAGGTCATGTTTTCTCCCAACAACTCCACTCTCAACTCATGAATGTCGTGAGCAGCATCAGGATTTTCTGCATAATACATTTTACTCATAAAACTATTTTACCATAATTTAGCTTGAATTGTAAATCGTTTACAAAGTGATGATCAAATGAAAAAGACTGAAGAATCCTATTCAAAAAACCTTTTCTTCAATCTCTTTCAATTATTAGAAATACATTACAATCTATCGGGAACTACAAATCATCATAGTCAGGAAAAAACAGTTCGTCTGTAATCAGGCGCATTTTTATCACTATTTCTTAACCTTAAAATACTTTATTATCAACAAGATTCCCAATATGATGTTTAGATAAAAACCCAACTGATAAGTTTGTGTCAAGATTTCCAAACTTGTCCAAAGTCGTATCAAATCTTCTAGTGACATACGGAATAGATATCCTTCTGTAGCAATCCACAAAATCAAAAATAGATAACTACCAGCAGCAAGCCATTTCGTCCACTGCTTTTTTACTAGCCAAGCAATCAAGAGCGAACAGATAAAGACAACTGTTACAATGGCATGTTCCATCAAAAAAGTAAAACCGTAATAGATTTCCACAAAGCGTCTACCATTATCCGCATTCGCTCCCCTTATAAAAGGTAAGGCAAAACTTAAAATAAAACAGAGTTCCAATATATAACGTTTTAAGATTTTCATGACACACCTCCAATAAGTTGTAAACCAAAAAGCCCACTTTCAATAACTGATAAGTCTTCAGAAACCATTCCCTATCTCATCATTAAATTATTCAACCTCCATCTACCTCTATTATACGATATTGACTTACTACCATCAAGAAACCGCTTTATCTTTTTAGCTTTTTATGGTATGATAAACAAAATATCTAGGGGAAAACAAATGACCAACGAATTTTTACATTTTGAAAAAATCAGTCGCCAGACTTGGCAATCATTGCATCGCAAAACAACCCCTCCCTTGACAGAGGAAGAGTTAGAATCCATCAAGAGTTTCAATGACCAGATTAGTCTGCAGGACGTAACAGACGTCTATCTTCCCCTTGTCCATCTTATCCATATTTACAAGCGCACTAAGGATGATTTGGCATTTTCAAAAGGAATTTTTCTTCAACGCGAAAGTAAATCTCAGCCTTTTATCATTGGGGTTTCTGGTAGTGTTGCTGTGGGGAAATCTACTACTAGTCGCTTGATTCAGATTCTACTATCACGCACTCTCCCAGATGCTACTGTAGAATTGGTGACAACTGACGGTTTTCTCTATCCCAATCAAACCTTGATAGACCAAGATATCTTAAATCGCAAAGGTTTTCCTGAAAGTTATGATATGGAAACCTTGCTGAATTTTCTTGACCGCCTAAAGAATGGGCAAGATGTCGATATTCCTGTCTATTCTCATGAAGTGTATGACATCGTTCCTGGAGAGAAACAACGTGTCAAAGCTGCTGATTTTGTCATTGTCGAAGGCATCAATGTCTTTCAAAACCCTCAAAATGAGCGCCTTTACATTACTGATTTCTTTGATTTCTCCATCTATGTGGATGCTACTGTCGAGGACATTGAAAGTTGGTATCTGGATCGTTTCTTAAAACTTCTCAGCTTTGCCCAAAATGATCCCAACAGCTACTACCACCGCTTTACGCAGATGCCAATTGGAGAAGTTGAAGCCTTTGCACATCAAGTTTGGACCAGTATTAATCTCACAAATCTACAAAACTATATCGAACCGACAAGGAATCGCGCCGAGGTCATTCTACACAAGACCAAAAACCATGAAATCGATGAAATTTACCTAAAAAAATAATTTCCCCTTGTCAAAACCTAAGTTTTCATATATAATGGTATAGTTAGTAAATATGGAGGTAAGAACATTGGCAAACATTAAATCAGCTATCAAACGCGCTGAATTGAACGTTAAACAAAACGAAAAAAACTCAGCTCAAAAATCAGCTATGCGTACTGCTATCAAAGCTTTCGAAGCAAACCCTTCTGAAGAACTTTTCCGTGCTGCTAGCTCAGCTATCGACAAAGCAGAAACTAAAGGTTTGATTCATAAAAACAAAGCAAGCCGCGATAAAGCTCGTCTTTCAGCTAAACTTGCTAAATAAGAAACAGTCCATAGAGGCTGTTTTTTTGTCCTCTAATCAGAAA
It includes:
- the deoC gene encoding deoxyribose-phosphate aldolase, which translates into the protein MKLNKYIDHTLLKQDASQEQIDRLLSEAREYDFASVCVNPTWVKHAKIGLDGSDVKVCTVVGFPLGATTSDVKAFETKEAVQNGADEIDMVINVGALKSGNLDLVESDIRAVVEASGDKLVKVIIEACLLTDDEKVVACQLSQKAGADFVKTSTGFSTGGATVADVKLMRKTVGPDMGVKAAGGARSYADAVAFVEAGATRIGTSAGVAILKGELADGDY
- a CDS encoding pyrimidine-nucleoside phosphorylase, producing MRAVDVIQKKRDGQELTAAEIKWLVEGYVAGTVPDYQMSAFAMAVYFKGMTTREISDLTMNMVKTGQEFDLSAIDGVKVDKHSTGGVGDKVTLILAPLVASFGVPVAKMSGRGLGHTGGTIDKLESIKGYQVERSQEDFIRQVQDIGVSVIGQSDQLVKADKLLYALRDVTATVDTIPLIASSVMSKKIAAGADAILLDVTVGEGAFMKTVDEARELAQTMVDLGKAVGRKTVAVITDMSQPLGRAIGNRLEILEAIEILQGKGREDISHFICELAQILLGLADVEKTIEEIRQHLENGQALAKFEEMVAAQGGDLEDLYRPVKVTHVVEIPAQDTGVISALPAMEFGLYAMRLGAGRAVKSDDLDYETGIVFEKKVGDSVQKGEIVAKVYTNGKISSELVTEFQKYVKINDGVQSLREIIEIIS
- a CDS encoding class I SAM-dependent methyltransferase encodes the protein MSKMYYAENPDAAHDIHELRVELLGENMTFLTDAGVFSKKMVDFGSQLLLKCLDVNKGETVLDVGCGYGPLGLSLVKAYGVQATMVDINNRALDLARQNAERNKVEATIFQSNIYEQVEGKFDHVISNPPIRAGKQVVHEIIEKSRDFLEDGGDLTIVIQKKQGAPSAKAKMEDVFGNCEIVKKDKGYYILRSVKE
- the coaA gene encoding type I pantothenate kinase yields the protein MTNEFLHFEKISRQTWQSLHRKTTPPLTEEELESIKSFNDQISLQDVTDVYLPLVHLIHIYKRTKDDLAFSKGIFLQRESKSQPFIIGVSGSVAVGKSTTSRLIQILLSRTLPDATVELVTTDGFLYPNQTLIDQDILNRKGFPESYDMETLLNFLDRLKNGQDVDIPVYSHEVYDIVPGEKQRVKAADFVIVEGINVFQNPQNERLYITDFFDFSIYVDATVEDIESWYLDRFLKLLSFAQNDPNSYYHRFTQMPIGEVEAFAHQVWTSINLTNLQNYIEPTRNRAEVILHKTKNHEIDEIYLKK
- the rpsT gene encoding 30S ribosomal protein S20 codes for the protein MANIKSAIKRAELNVKQNEKNSAQKSAMRTAIKAFEANPSEELFRAASSAIDKAETKGLIHKNKASRDKARLSAKLAK